A stretch of the Sulfuricurvum sp. genome encodes the following:
- a CDS encoding FAD-linked oxidase C-terminal domain-containing protein: protein MLSAPAIEFFTSLLGNENVYSDKAHLIAYSYDATRERFEPDAVLFPRHEQDVSDILRYCNEHRIVIVPRGAGSGFTGGALPSSGGIVLAFEKHMNKILEIDMQNMVAIVQPGVINMELQKAVEEVGLFYPPDPASQEYSTIGGNVNENAGGMRAAKYGITKDYVMAMRAVLPNGDIIKAGKRTIKDVAGYNITGILIASEGTLAVTTEVTLKLLSKPKMTKTAMGIFPTVHTAMEAVYKTMASGVTPVAMEFLDNLTIRAVEQVYHKGLPIEAGAILVTDVDGNLEEDLDFQLALVEKVFRENGCSEFKIAQNKQEASDLWFARRNASQSLSVYGSKKINEDVTVPRSALPELLERFYAIAKKYNINIPCFGHTGDGNVHTNVMVDGKDPEQVKIGYEAIREVFQATIDLGGTLSGEHGIGLAKAPYMSMAFTPEEMALFQSIKRAFDPNNILNPLKMGLE from the coding sequence ATGCTATCCGCTCCTGCCATAGAATTTTTCACCTCCCTTCTCGGTAACGAGAATGTTTACAGCGATAAAGCTCACCTCATTGCCTACAGTTATGACGCAACACGGGAACGATTTGAACCAGATGCAGTCTTATTTCCACGCCACGAACAAGACGTAAGCGATATTTTACGATATTGCAACGAACACCGCATTGTCATCGTCCCCCGCGGTGCCGGCAGCGGATTCACCGGCGGCGCACTCCCAAGCAGCGGCGGTATTGTATTAGCCTTCGAGAAACATATGAATAAAATTCTCGAAATCGATATGCAGAACATGGTCGCCATCGTCCAACCCGGTGTCATCAATATGGAGTTACAAAAAGCGGTGGAAGAAGTAGGACTTTTTTATCCGCCGGATCCTGCAAGCCAGGAATACTCCACCATCGGAGGAAATGTCAATGAAAATGCCGGCGGTATGCGTGCAGCCAAATACGGTATTACCAAAGACTATGTTATGGCCATGCGTGCAGTACTTCCCAACGGCGATATCATCAAAGCCGGCAAACGGACGATCAAAGACGTGGCCGGATACAACATCACAGGGATTTTGATCGCTTCCGAGGGGACACTGGCCGTCACAACCGAAGTGACCCTAAAACTCCTCTCCAAACCGAAAATGACCAAAACCGCGATGGGGATTTTCCCGACCGTCCACACCGCAATGGAAGCGGTCTACAAAACCATGGCGAGCGGTGTAACCCCTGTCGCAATGGAGTTTTTGGACAACCTCACTATCCGCGCGGTGGAGCAGGTTTACCACAAAGGGCTTCCGATTGAAGCTGGAGCGATTCTTGTCACCGATGTTGACGGCAACCTCGAAGAAGACCTCGATTTTCAACTTGCTCTTGTCGAAAAAGTGTTCCGTGAAAACGGATGCAGCGAATTTAAAATTGCCCAAAACAAACAAGAAGCAAGTGATTTATGGTTTGCCCGCCGTAATGCCAGCCAATCACTCTCCGTCTACGGTTCTAAAAAAATCAATGAAGATGTCACCGTTCCCCGCTCGGCACTTCCCGAGCTGCTCGAACGTTTTTACGCAATAGCCAAAAAATACAATATCAATATACCCTGTTTCGGCCATACGGGAGACGGCAACGTCCACACCAACGTTATGGTTGACGGCAAAGATCCTGAACAGGTCAAAATCGGCTACGAAGCGATCCGTGAAGTCTTTCAGGCAACTATCGATTTGGGTGGGACACTCAGCGGCGAACACGGAATCGGTCTGGCAAAAGCACCGTATATGTCGATGGCCTTCACCCCCGAAGAGATGGCACTGTTCCAATCGATCAAACGGGCATTCGATCCCAATAATATCCTCAATCCCTTAAAAATGGGACTTGAGTAA
- a CDS encoding replicative DNA helicase: MEESLYNLAFERSLLSSIIFDPAQFDDFDAVLTPEDFYLSAHQEIYRAMMSLAHRDLPIDEEFIRKELTAKGKFDERVMVEILTANPIANTKAYVQEIKDKAIKRHLLTLTTEIKRVTLEEELSGTDVVDLVEKKLYEITQSSQATDFKDAPAIADETLAYIEEMKARGDSVLVGVDTGYAELNKMTTGYGKGDLVIIAARPAMGKTSFALNMVQNLLDKGKGVAFFSLEMPAEQLMLRLLSVQTSIQLQRLRVGDMNPEEYKRLNDAVDKMRHSKLFVDDHGSINIHQLRSKLRKLKSRHPEIEVAVIDYLQIMNGTGGKDRHLEVSEISRGLKMLARELGIPIIALSQLNRGLESRSDKRPMLSDIRESGSIEQDADIILFVYRNDVYLYKEEKEREKEAINAGKEFISKYVEKEEEEAEIIIGKQRNGPTGHVKLMFQKKFTRFVDKPTFGAAQIVYESIDMKSATMNLDDESVGNVSMPII, encoded by the coding sequence ATGGAAGAATCGTTATACAACCTCGCATTTGAACGATCTTTACTGAGTTCCATTATTTTTGACCCTGCCCAATTTGATGATTTTGATGCGGTGTTGACCCCGGAGGATTTTTATCTTTCTGCTCATCAGGAGATCTACCGCGCAATGATGAGTTTGGCGCATCGCGATCTTCCGATCGACGAAGAGTTTATCCGAAAAGAGCTTACCGCTAAAGGGAAATTCGATGAACGGGTGATGGTTGAAATCCTCACTGCCAATCCGATCGCCAATACCAAAGCATATGTTCAAGAGATCAAAGACAAAGCGATCAAACGTCATCTGCTTACTCTGACAACTGAGATCAAACGGGTGACACTCGAAGAGGAACTGAGCGGAACCGATGTCGTCGATTTGGTTGAGAAAAAGCTTTATGAAATTACCCAAAGTTCTCAGGCAACCGATTTTAAAGATGCCCCGGCTATCGCGGATGAGACATTAGCCTACATCGAAGAGATGAAAGCACGCGGTGATTCCGTTCTCGTCGGTGTTGATACAGGGTATGCGGAACTCAATAAAATGACGACGGGATACGGTAAAGGGGATCTCGTCATTATCGCTGCCCGTCCGGCGATGGGGAAAACATCGTTTGCCCTCAATATGGTCCAAAATCTCCTCGACAAAGGAAAAGGGGTTGCTTTTTTCTCGCTGGAGATGCCGGCGGAGCAGTTGATGTTGAGACTGCTGAGTGTCCAAACGTCGATTCAGCTTCAGAGGCTGCGTGTCGGGGATATGAATCCAGAAGAGTATAAACGGTTGAATGATGCGGTGGATAAGATGCGTCACTCCAAACTCTTCGTAGATGATCACGGTTCAATCAATATTCATCAGCTCCGTTCCAAACTCCGAAAGCTCAAAAGCCGTCATCCGGAGATCGAAGTAGCCGTCATCGACTACCTCCAAATTATGAACGGCACAGGGGGGAAAGATCGTCACCTCGAAGTGAGTGAAATCTCACGCGGACTGAAAATGCTCGCCCGTGAGCTGGGGATACCGATCATCGCCCTCTCTCAGCTCAACCGTGGTCTTGAATCGCGCTCGGATAAGCGTCCGATGCTCAGCGATATCCGTGAGTCGGGATCGATCGAGCAGGATGCCGATATTATCCTCTTTGTTTATCGCAATGACGTTTATCTCTACAAAGAAGAAAAAGAGCGGGAAAAAGAGGCGATTAATGCCGGAAAAGAGTTTATCTCCAAATACGTCGAAAAAGAGGAAGAAGAAGCTGAGATTATCATCGGTAAACAGCGTAACGGTCCGACCGGGCATGTGAAACTGATGTTCCAGAAAAAATTTACCCGTTTTGTCGACAAGCCGACTTTCGGTGCGGCTCAGATCGTGTATGAAAGCATCGATATGAAAAGTGCGACAATGAATTTAGACGACGAGAGTGTCGGGAACGTTTCAATGCCGATTATTTGA
- a CDS encoding plasminogen-binding N-terminal domain-containing protein has protein sequence MRIWLITLISCSVLSASSISTPLIDVDHDRATITAKDLREGMSGFILRKFDATHSTIIANARVEQTNPANGRAILRLSPYDGLRQNSLPSGNWTPKPADTAVLAYDYERALLIAPNDDAYDSITKSISGIEWVHPDNYAAYLSNEGHPTPLVEDFSDYCTANSVGLLYIQSAQTLFTLDCKTFALLQTAPSLQKAEKSMTPFYTRVPTIRAAWWGKGSSRLESYEPYYLEQIALKNSHNKELYELYKAKFSDKSALLRNFEIKE, from the coding sequence ATGCGCATTTGGCTTATCACACTTATCTCTTGCAGCGTTTTGAGCGCTTCATCTATCAGCACACCGCTGATTGATGTAGACCATGACCGTGCTACGATTACTGCAAAAGATCTTAGAGAGGGAATGAGTGGCTTTATTCTCCGAAAATTTGATGCAACCCACAGTACTATTATTGCCAATGCACGCGTTGAACAAACTAACCCTGCTAATGGGCGTGCGATCTTGCGTCTTAGCCCATACGACGGTCTTCGACAAAATTCGCTTCCAAGCGGTAACTGGACACCAAAACCCGCTGATACCGCTGTTTTAGCCTATGATTATGAACGCGCGCTTCTTATCGCGCCAAATGACGATGCGTACGACAGTATCACCAAAAGCATTTCCGGTATCGAATGGGTCCATCCGGATAACTATGCCGCGTATCTTTCCAATGAAGGGCATCCTACTCCGCTCGTAGAAGATTTCAGTGATTATTGTACTGCCAACTCGGTAGGGCTACTCTACATTCAAAGTGCACAAACCCTCTTTACTCTTGATTGTAAAACCTTTGCTCTACTGCAAACTGCCCCGTCTTTGCAAAAAGCGGAAAAATCGATGACTCCGTTTTATACCCGTGTTCCGACTATCCGTGCGGCATGGTGGGGAAAAGGAAGTTCACGTTTAGAAAGCTACGAACCGTATTATCTGGAGCAAATCGCTTTAAAAAATTCTCATAATAAAGAGCTATATGAGTTGTACAAAGCAAAATTTAGTGATAAAAGTGCACTATTGCGCAATTTCGAGATTAAGGAATAA
- a CDS encoding YihY family inner membrane protein → MNLKAVLRHIRLFFLMLFDREITVYASSLSFYTIFTVVPLLIISLSLIANVPVFEEQYAKIQIFIFENMMPVQTAAVAGYLESFFQNSVQLGVIGFATMIVSSLLFFQNFEHIVSKIFKTPKRKLWDAITTYWTLITLAPIILITSMSLKAYLIAHVSGILLQALSIFPFLLLWGIFFVIYHIAVNADVTTKAATISSFIVAVVWGLAKNSFIQYVFYNKTYATMYGSFSALIFFFLWIYVSWIIVIYGMKLCYLINRASQRSETQNS, encoded by the coding sequence ATGAATCTTAAAGCGGTCCTAAGACATATAAGACTTTTTTTCCTGATGCTTTTTGATCGGGAAATTACCGTCTATGCCTCCAGTCTTAGTTTCTATACGATTTTCACGGTAGTACCGCTTTTGATTATCTCCCTCAGTCTGATTGCAAACGTCCCCGTATTTGAAGAACAATACGCCAAAATCCAAATCTTTATTTTCGAAAATATGATGCCGGTTCAAACTGCCGCAGTTGCAGGATACCTCGAATCGTTTTTCCAAAATTCGGTACAGCTCGGGGTGATCGGGTTTGCAACAATGATTGTCTCATCCCTGCTTTTTTTCCAAAATTTTGAGCACATTGTCAGTAAAATTTTCAAAACACCGAAAAGAAAACTTTGGGATGCAATTACAACCTACTGGACCTTAATTACCCTCGCCCCGATCATCCTTATCACATCGATGAGTTTAAAGGCCTATTTAATTGCCCATGTCAGCGGGATTCTACTTCAAGCTCTCTCTATTTTTCCTTTTCTTTTGCTTTGGGGAATTTTCTTCGTAATCTACCACATTGCTGTCAATGCCGATGTTACCACAAAAGCTGCAACCATCAGTTCATTCATAGTGGCCGTTGTCTGGGGGTTGGCAAAAAACAGTTTTATCCAATACGTCTTTTACAACAAAACCTATGCCACCATGTACGGATCATTTTCGGCACTCATCTTTTTCTTTTTATGGATTTATGTTTCCTGGATCATCGTTATCTACGGGATGAAACTATGCTATCTGATAAACCGCGCTTCCCAACGTAGCGAAACCCAAAACTCCTAA
- the ispG gene encoding flavodoxin-dependent (E)-4-hydroxy-3-methylbut-2-enyl-diphosphate synthase has protein sequence MITRYPTKQIFVGNVAIGGDAPISVQSMTYSRTADVAATVEQINRLHFAGCDIVRVAVPDEEDARALKSIKEQISLPLVADIHFNYKLALIAAETVDCIRFNPGNIGEKSRIREIVKACQERKIPIRIGVNAGSLEKEFEQRYGQSAEGMVASAEYNIKYLEDLGFTDIKVSLKASDVQRTVEAYRMLRPKNNYPFHLGVTEAGTIFHATIKSAIGLGTLLLEGIGDTMRVSITGELEEEIKVGRAILKDSGVAKEGPNIISCPTCGRIEADLVSAVAVIEERTKHIKKPLDLSVMGCVVNAIGEAKHADVAIAYGKGSGLVMVRGEVVARLDEDKLVDRFVEEVEKMEKEED, from the coding sequence ATGATAACACGCTACCCTACCAAACAAATTTTTGTCGGAAATGTCGCCATTGGCGGAGATGCCCCTATCTCGGTACAGTCGATGACTTACTCACGTACCGCTGATGTCGCTGCGACTGTGGAACAGATTAACCGTCTCCATTTCGCCGGGTGCGATATCGTCCGCGTTGCGGTGCCGGATGAAGAGGATGCCCGTGCTCTTAAATCGATCAAAGAGCAAATTTCGCTCCCCTTGGTCGCCGATATCCATTTTAATTATAAGCTTGCTCTTATTGCGGCAGAGACGGTGGACTGTATAAGATTTAATCCCGGAAATATCGGTGAAAAATCCCGTATTCGTGAGATTGTAAAAGCGTGTCAGGAACGCAAAATACCTATCCGTATCGGTGTCAATGCGGGGAGTCTGGAAAAAGAGTTTGAACAGCGCTATGGGCAAAGTGCGGAGGGGATGGTCGCATCTGCCGAATACAACATCAAATACCTCGAAGACCTCGGCTTTACGGATATCAAAGTCTCTCTCAAAGCAAGCGATGTCCAGCGTACCGTCGAAGCCTATCGAATGCTTCGTCCTAAAAACAACTATCCGTTTCATCTCGGTGTGACCGAAGCGGGAACAATCTTTCATGCGACAATTAAAAGTGCGATAGGATTAGGAACTCTTTTACTCGAGGGGATCGGCGATACGATGCGGGTTTCAATCACCGGAGAACTCGAAGAAGAGATCAAAGTAGGGCGTGCTATTCTCAAAGACAGCGGAGTGGCCAAAGAGGGGCCGAATATCATCTCTTGTCCGACGTGCGGGCGTATCGAAGCGGATTTGGTCTCAGCGGTAGCGGTGATCGAAGAACGTACCAAGCATATTAAAAAACCGCTTGATCTCTCCGTCATGGGATGTGTGGTCAATGCAATCGGAGAGGCCAAACACGCCGATGTTGCTATCGCTTACGGCAAAGGTTCAGGTCTTGTCATGGTACGCGGTGAAGTGGTCGCGCGACTCGATGAGGATAAACTGGTCGACCGTTTCGTCGAAGAGGTTGAAAAGATGGAAAAAGAGGAAGACTAA
- a CDS encoding peptidoglycan DD-metalloendopeptidase family protein — MGRIFLLLLLPMLLFGASVKSFKWNNGESFLTFLERSKLPSSLYYNLDKDDQKLTEDIPYNANCQMLVDDKNLIQQILIPVNDELQLQIYYTPKKRYELQVIPIVSQENTETLYIPIQSLPYDDIVKATGSKNLASEFVKMFKGKVDFRRGFKVGEPIVLVYTQKYRLGKPFSMPEVHGAMVEINGKRVTVYRHTDGRFYDEKGAQYEKFLFKIPINNPRITSGFTKSRYHPILHRYRAHLGVDFGARPGTPILATGDGRVCFEGSSRGYGNTIKIRHSNGLTSLYAHQKSFRSGIHNGSSVKQGEVIGYVGSSGLSSGPHLHFGMYAGSTAIDPLSVMKKTTEGFSGKERKAFLAIRDKMDRIFKNVLQTKPVKKPYFNFNKTYYVDINTFKPKPF; from the coding sequence ATGGGCCGAATTTTTCTATTGCTTTTATTGCCTATGCTCCTCTTTGGCGCCTCTGTCAAATCGTTTAAATGGAATAACGGTGAAAGTTTCCTTACGTTTTTAGAACGCTCAAAACTCCCTTCTTCCCTTTATTACAACCTAGATAAAGATGATCAAAAACTGACGGAAGATATCCCTTATAATGCAAATTGTCAAATGCTTGTGGACGATAAAAATCTAATCCAGCAAATTTTGATTCCCGTCAATGATGAATTGCAGTTACAGATCTACTATACCCCTAAAAAACGGTATGAACTCCAAGTTATTCCTATTGTAAGTCAGGAAAATACGGAAACATTGTACATACCGATTCAAAGTCTTCCGTATGATGATATTGTAAAAGCGACGGGGTCTAAAAATCTTGCTTCGGAATTTGTCAAAATGTTCAAAGGAAAAGTCGATTTCCGACGAGGGTTTAAAGTAGGTGAGCCGATAGTGCTGGTTTATACCCAAAAATACCGTTTGGGGAAACCGTTCTCAATGCCTGAAGTACATGGAGCAATGGTCGAAATAAACGGAAAACGGGTGACAGTTTATCGCCATACCGATGGCCGTTTTTATGATGAAAAAGGGGCCCAGTATGAGAAGTTTTTGTTTAAGATACCTATCAATAATCCACGTATCACTTCCGGGTTTACTAAGAGCCGGTATCACCCGATTTTACACCGCTATCGCGCTCATTTAGGTGTTGATTTCGGTGCCCGCCCCGGAACGCCGATCTTGGCAACCGGAGATGGACGTGTCTGTTTTGAGGGATCCTCTCGCGGGTATGGCAATACTATAAAAATTCGCCATTCTAACGGATTAACGAGTTTATATGCCCATCAAAAATCTTTTAGAAGTGGTATCCATAACGGTTCCTCTGTTAAACAAGGCGAAGTAATCGGTTATGTCGGTTCATCAGGTCTCTCGTCCGGTCCCCACTTGCATTTTGGGATGTATGCAGGGAGTACCGCTATTGATCCGCTCAGTGTGATGAAGAAAACAACCGAAGGCTTTAGCGGTAAAGAGCGTAAAGCGTTTCTTGCAATACGGGATAAAATGGATCGTATTTTCAAAAATGTTCTTCAAACAAAACCGGTCAAAAAACCGTATTTTAATTTCAATAAAACGTATTATGTTGACATTAATACTTTCAAACCTAAACCTTTTTAG
- a CDS encoding NUDIX hydrolase, whose protein sequence is MIKNVRIVECEYSEYVKPKRIEYVQHDLPKIWDMVEVHDSVAILLYHEERDSLVVVKQFRPPVYLKNNDGYTYELCAGIVDKEKSLVEIAHEEILEECGYHVPIEQIERITSFYTAVGFAGSVQTLYAARVNEAMRVSEGGGVDVESIEVVEIPLSEARGFVMDETKAKTPGLMFGFGWFLENQL, encoded by the coding sequence ATGATCAAAAATGTGAGAATAGTCGAGTGTGAATACTCCGAATATGTCAAGCCGAAACGGATTGAATATGTTCAACATGATCTTCCAAAAATATGGGACATGGTTGAAGTACATGACAGTGTCGCTATTCTTTTATATCATGAAGAGCGGGACTCATTGGTGGTTGTAAAACAGTTTCGTCCTCCCGTCTATCTAAAAAACAACGATGGGTACACTTATGAACTGTGTGCCGGAATTGTCGATAAAGAGAAGTCACTTGTTGAAATCGCCCATGAAGAGATACTCGAAGAGTGCGGCTATCATGTTCCGATAGAGCAGATTGAACGCATAACATCTTTTTATACTGCTGTAGGATTTGCCGGATCGGTGCAAACACTGTATGCCGCCCGTGTCAATGAAGCCATGCGCGTCAGCGAGGGTGGAGGAGTTGATGTTGAATCGATAGAAGTTGTAGAGATTCCGCTTAGCGAGGCCAGAGGATTTGTGATGGATGAGACCAAAGCCAAGACACCGGGATTGATGTTTGGGTTCGGATGGTTTTTGGAAAATCAACTGTAG
- a CDS encoding ComEC/Rec2 family competence protein gives MSKLERVDLFDFKSGLLFSLILLFIASLSLGWEYFRYKDFVKFDDPLVRAEVIDQEVRLISEKPKTSIKFRLENGANVRCIMSPYLRDLRGREVLLELQMAKVSFLDYLKGFRTRGAIYEVYPALSLKERWYRRIASQHSDQSMKELYGALFVNSPMSQEFQSLVGAMGLSAVLSISGYHFGILSLVAYFFLRTPYRFVQNRYFPYRHGNRDLFLVVAGLLFTYLSVLEYNPAMIRSFGMIVVGYWLYDRGIKIVSFQTLIIAIGLLLAFFPRLFFSLSFWFSSFGVLSIFIFIRYYEHWKPWQIFLALNLWCYLVLLPISLAIFGTFSWWHIGSIPINLIFNLYYPAVLVLHLTPWADVFDSTLIKMFDSGELRNVVIPMWVGILSIVLALSAMRWKSSFWALGVLGFATLGSAVYQIA, from the coding sequence ATGTCAAAATTAGAGCGTGTCGATTTATTTGATTTTAAAAGCGGTTTACTCTTTTCCCTCATTTTGTTATTTATAGCTTCTCTTTCCCTCGGTTGGGAATATTTCCGTTACAAAGATTTTGTCAAATTTGATGATCCACTCGTCCGTGCTGAAGTAATCGATCAAGAAGTTCGGTTGATTTCAGAGAAACCAAAAACCTCCATAAAATTTAGGCTCGAAAACGGTGCGAATGTTCGATGTATTATGAGCCCGTATTTACGGGATTTGCGAGGACGTGAAGTATTACTCGAGCTACAGATGGCCAAGGTCAGTTTTCTGGATTATCTCAAAGGCTTTCGTACCCGCGGGGCTATCTATGAAGTGTATCCTGCTCTGAGTCTAAAAGAGCGATGGTACCGGCGTATTGCATCCCAACATAGCGATCAGAGCATGAAAGAGCTTTATGGGGCATTGTTTGTCAACTCGCCGATGTCGCAAGAGTTTCAAAGCTTGGTGGGGGCGATGGGATTGAGTGCCGTACTGTCGATTAGCGGATACCATTTTGGAATATTGAGTTTGGTAGCCTACTTTTTCCTCAGAACTCCGTATCGTTTCGTTCAAAATCGCTATTTCCCCTATCGCCACGGTAATCGAGACCTTTTTTTAGTTGTGGCGGGACTGCTTTTTACCTATCTTTCTGTTTTGGAATATAATCCGGCAATGATTCGGTCGTTTGGGATGATCGTAGTGGGCTATTGGCTCTATGATCGGGGAATAAAGATTGTTTCGTTTCAAACTCTAATCATTGCGATCGGATTATTACTCGCATTTTTCCCGAGACTTTTTTTCTCTTTATCCTTTTGGTTTTCTTCTTTCGGAGTACTCTCAATCTTTATTTTCATCCGCTATTATGAACATTGGAAGCCATGGCAGATATTTTTGGCGCTTAATCTTTGGTGTTATTTGGTCCTTTTACCGATTTCACTGGCGATATTCGGAACTTTCAGCTGGTGGCATATTGGATCAATTCCGATCAATCTGATTTTTAATCTCTATTATCCGGCGGTATTGGTGCTGCATTTAACCCCATGGGCGGATGTGTTTGATTCTACATTGATCAAAATGTTTGATTCAGGGGAACTACGAAATGTGGTTATTCCGATGTGGGTCGGAATCCTAAGTATTGTATTGGCGCTCAGTGCAATGCGTTGGAAAAGTTCGTTTTGGGCGTTAGGAGTTTTGGGTTTCGCTACGTTGGGAAGCGCGGTTTATCAGATAGCATAG
- a CDS encoding TonB-dependent receptor has product MKIYTLLSLAAVAALATEPVTIQKITVKADTQKSDNKTIEANEIVQFSRQSDLGEMLSGALPEITHVRTTAIGNDIVLRGFKKDNLNITIDDAKVCGACPNRMDPPAMHVSSSQIAAVEVLEGPFDVTQFGSLGGKINVVTKDPEKGLHGEVSATLGSYDYRKISTTVEGGNDSVQALVGYSRETSGQYKDGNGKTMTEQADSASMPGQRYSAAHKNDDAYARQNFWAKVVGNIGDNQKLTLSYFGDRADDVLYPRYPMDALKDNTDMFKAKYQLFDLGTFSHELMIEAYHSKVEHEMGTDFRAGATSAATTMVSPVDATIKGVRIENSTFANETDITLGLDLSTRNWNGTKGNRINPYATVQIPDADTNNVGLYAKASQSFGAMDISGGLRYDDTSIDADQSLMASAKDRDFSDLSANVLGRYHYSNSGNFFVGLGQSSRVPDARELYFAGGIGNTNLNETINREIDMGVEQTLGNLHLKGTLFYSNLKDYIYAYKTGVGTNTSYANIDAQIVGGDITADYFITNEWSLSSGIAYQKGTKKDTSQLDVLSTAPQTDKDLADIPPLKGRVALVFDDSKNYAAAEWIAAKSQTYDQNNGEQAISGYGILNLKYATDFGNGFSLSTGINNFFNRTYAVSNSYIGLTTLMEGAQPLVLNEPGRNLYATLSYKF; this is encoded by the coding sequence ATGAAGATCTATACTCTTCTCTCGTTGGCGGCAGTTGCTGCGCTCGCTACCGAACCCGTCACTATCCAAAAAATTACGGTAAAAGCCGATACCCAAAAATCAGATAACAAAACAATCGAAGCAAATGAAATCGTCCAATTTTCACGTCAAAGCGATCTGGGAGAAATGCTCTCCGGCGCTCTGCCTGAAATCACCCATGTTCGCACAACAGCAATCGGAAACGATATTGTTTTACGCGGATTTAAAAAAGACAATCTCAATATAACGATTGATGATGCCAAAGTATGCGGTGCCTGTCCAAATCGTATGGATCCACCCGCTATGCACGTCTCTTCAAGCCAAATTGCCGCAGTTGAAGTTCTAGAAGGTCCGTTTGACGTCACACAGTTCGGAAGTCTAGGCGGTAAAATCAACGTAGTCACCAAAGATCCGGAGAAAGGGCTGCACGGAGAAGTTTCTGCTACCCTCGGCAGCTATGATTACCGTAAAATTTCTACGACTGTCGAAGGGGGTAACGATTCCGTACAAGCACTCGTCGGATACAGCCGTGAAACCAGCGGCCAATACAAAGACGGCAACGGAAAAACCATGACCGAACAAGCCGATAGCGCATCGATGCCTGGGCAACGCTACTCCGCCGCACATAAAAATGATGATGCCTATGCACGCCAAAACTTTTGGGCAAAAGTTGTCGGCAATATCGGCGACAATCAGAAACTCACACTAAGCTATTTTGGTGACCGTGCCGATGATGTCCTCTATCCCCGCTATCCGATGGACGCACTAAAAGACAATACGGATATGTTTAAAGCCAAATACCAACTATTCGATTTAGGAACTTTTTCGCATGAACTGATGATAGAAGCCTATCATTCCAAAGTCGAGCATGAAATGGGAACCGATTTCAGAGCAGGAGCTACAAGTGCGGCAACCACAATGGTTTCCCCTGTGGATGCAACGATCAAAGGAGTCCGTATTGAAAACAGCACATTTGCCAATGAAACCGACATAACACTTGGACTCGATCTTTCTACCCGCAACTGGAACGGAACAAAAGGGAACCGGATCAATCCGTATGCGACCGTCCAAATCCCTGATGCCGATACGAATAACGTCGGTCTTTATGCCAAAGCTTCCCAATCTTTCGGAGCTATGGATATCAGCGGCGGCCTTCGCTATGATGATACGAGTATCGATGCGGATCAATCGTTAATGGCCAGTGCGAAAGATCGGGATTTCTCAGACTTAAGCGCAAATGTATTAGGTCGCTATCACTACAGCAACAGCGGCAATTTCTTTGTTGGATTAGGACAATCTTCCCGTGTACCGGATGCAAGAGAACTCTATTTTGCAGGCGGTATCGGTAACACAAACCTGAACGAAACCATCAACCGTGAAATCGATATGGGAGTTGAACAGACTTTGGGTAATTTGCATCTCAAAGGGACACTCTTTTACAGTAATTTAAAAGATTATATCTATGCTTATAAAACCGGTGTTGGAACAAATACTTCTTATGCCAATATCGATGCACAAATTGTCGGCGGTGACATTACAGCCGATTATTTTATCACCAATGAATGGTCATTAAGTTCAGGGATCGCTTATCAAAAAGGGACGAAAAAAGATACTTCACAGCTCGATGTATTGAGTACAGCTCCCCAAACAGACAAAGATTTAGCCGATATTCCGCCGTTGAAAGGGAGAGTTGCATTAGTATTTGATGATTCAAAAAATTATGCGGCAGCCGAATGGATTGCAGCAAAATCACAAACCTATGATCAAAACAACGGCGAACAAGCGATCAGCGGTTACGGAATCCTCAATCTCAAATACGCTACCGATTTCGGTAACGGGTTCTCTCTCAGTACAGGGATTAATAACTTCTTTAATCGTACGTATGCAGTCAGTAACAGCTATATCGGGCTGACAACCTTGATGGAAGGGGCTCAGCCTCTTGTGCTCAATGAACCGGGGCGCAATCTCTACGCAACTCTCAGCTATAAGTTCTAA